The Plasmodium knowlesi strain H genome assembly, chromosome: 14 genome has a segment encoding these proteins:
- a CDS encoding ankyrin-repeat protein, putative, with protein sequence MGELLSIKNLFICSSERSVEELRAAMEGLLKKERTEGAGGEEGTEDAKQGGKKYEMIKDYMDANKNNILHFAIYGNNMKNVKFIIENTNLINSINNEEQNGLIISVLNRNTEISKYLIEQNINYNQKDKHMANSLLYSLITQNYEIFNTLLEKENIDINVNSFEKGNLLSVSIFERNIHVLKKLFNKFICPFVQESVYPHPLLYITYSNDNDLLFLYLTYCLYYSTKDDTLYEINKLNFDHTKEEIYIDLDHPEVIRSILENSKYDLSAFKDILNMTDENGTTLFSTCVHNGNPLGKNIFDYFRASS encoded by the coding sequence ATGGGGGAACTACTTTCAATAAAGAATCTGTTCATATGCTCGAGCGAAAGGAGCGTGGAGGAGCTGCGAGCTGCCATGGAGGGCCTGctgaaaaaggagaggacGGAAGGTGCAGGGGGAGAGGAAGGCACAGAAGATGCAAAgcagggagggaaaaagtaCGAAATGATTAAGGATTACATGGACGCaaataaaaacaacattctccattttgcaaTTTACGGAAATAATATGAAGAACGTCAAATTTATAATCGAAAACACAAATTTAATAAATAGCATAAATAATGAAGAGCAAAATGGATTGATAATTAGTGTCCTCAACAGAAATACAGAAATCTCAAAATATTTAATTGAACaaaatattaattataaTCAGAAGGACAAGCATATGGCAAATTCTTTACTCTACAGTTTGATCACACAGAATTATGAAATTTTCAACACacttttggaaaaagaaaatatagacATCAATGTTAACAGTtttgaaaaggggaatttATTAAGTGTATCAATATTTGAAAGGAATATACAtgtattgaaaaaattatttaataaatttatttGTCCTTTTGTTCAGGAAAGTGTATATCCTCACCCTCTTCTTTATATCACGTATAGTAATGACAATGACTTGTTGTTCCTTTATTTAACCTATTGTTTGTATTACTCTACCAAGGATGATACACTTTATGagataaacaaattaaattttGATCATACGAAGGAGGAGATTTACATCGATTTGGACCATCCAGAGGTAATTCGTTCCATTTTGGAGAATTCCAAATATGACCTAAGCGCTTTTAAAGATATATTAAATATGACAGACGAAAATGGCACTACTTTGTTTAGCACGTGTGTACATAATGGGAATCCCcttgggaaaaatattttcgacTACTTCAGAGCCTCATCGTAA